GCCGTGTCGCTAAGGTCATGTCGGTGCTTGTTGCTGCCATTTTCTGGTGGAAGCTTGTTAGTATTTATTGCTGGCTTGCATCTTGTGAGTTGTGACAGGTTTGGGTATCATGAATATTGCTCCGCTCTTGCTTCGGTGCATCGCCAACTAGCCACGTGGGTGGCTCCGGAGCGCGATGTTGTTGCGCGACGAACGGCTCCAGAATACGTCGGCTGCCAGGAGAACCTGGGCTCGCTGGCCAGCATAAAGATTGTTGGTCAACGCGTggatctgtttttttttttttaagcaacgTATTTACTTAAAGCTTAAAGCCACCTCCTAATCCGTCCTAGTTCTCCATCTCGCAGGGCATGTCTGGTATTTCTTTCTGCTTCAGAAGAAGAGGAAAAGCTAAAACCCAGACATGTTTCCTTCTTTTCTGCTATAGAAGTTTTTTTGGATAATGTTAGGAAATATTTATTGCTTTcagaaaatattcttttatgtCAAGTTATTAAATATTAGTGGTACCAAACGTGCCTATAATTGGACAAATTATCATGTAGCCTTAGTCTATAATAAATACTGTAGATTAATCCTATTAAAAAAATTGCCAAAATGGTGTTTTGGTTAAGCAAAATGTGTTATGGTTGCAGTTTGctgtagtattttttttattgacttagttatcatatttattatagattaagGGGGTGTTTGGCAGCATGTAATCTTGTTAAGAttacatataattttataataaaaaattagattatattgtTTGTTTCGTCATTTTCGCAGATAATACTGCACTGCATGTAATGCAGCATTGTTTAAAAAAAGAAGTAATCTGATTGTCTAAAAAGAAGTGGCTATGTGTTTATATGTAATTTTGCAATTATACAATCTTGAGGACCAAAATagtttcatcaaaataaattaaaatatatattaaataaattatgaatagttGCCGTtggtgaaaataaaaaagaaaacataATGATGATATCATCGAAAATGGTTGGTTCTCGAATTAAATTGTTCATGTagaaaatagacaataatcaataagtaagtatgaaaatattttaaaaaaaatagcttaTATTTCATGTAATTTAAATTGTATATCAAAtactataatataaaattttttatttttttacaacaaTATTACTGTATATATCAAAtactataatataaaattttttattattttattagttAATTATATGCTCTCTGCAACTATATTATCATAACAATATTATTTATGTATTGCACCAAACGTTCCCTAAGTCTATCTGATAATTTCTCCAGGAGTTCTGTTGTGCAACAGGAGGGGTCCGTCGTACCGTAATGGGCTGGGTCCACGTTGCTTGCTTGCCCAGGAAATGGTTTTTTGGACTCCTGACAGGACCGACCCGATCCAGAAAGCAAAAGTTGCGTAATTGGAAGGAGTGCACCAGGACCGACCGTCCGTATCTTTCTTGCAAATTAATAGGACCTGCCCAGACTATGCTATTTCTAATTTAATTTGTGTCTACCATATGCTTCCATGTGTTGTTGCCAGTCTTCCCGCATTGGCTAGGTTTGAATTTTGTCCTCTCTCAAGTGCAGCATCCATCTTTTTTAGGAAAAAGTTGGGAGTTCGTGAACTGTCCTCTTCTTTCTCGCTTCTTTTctcaacaaaaaaagaaagaggaaattcCACCTAGATCATTAGTAATCGAAGATCTTCTACAGAAATATCAAAAGCTTCAGTCCAAAAAATAGGAATTCATGATCCCATGTGAGAAATGTgtttcatcaatatcaatagctGACTAATTTGAGATTGACAGGAAATGTGAGCTTTCGGTCTTCTTGCTATAAAGATGATAGAATCAGAGAGGTGGGAAATCAATGTTTGTGCAAGATCCTGCATGACAAAGTTTGTGAGCAAAGAAGGTATTCTATCCATCAAGAACTAGAGTTTGCATGGCAGCTTGTTAGATGATCTTCACAGAGAGATCTCGATCAGTTAAAAGGGtgaattaataaatttaaaaaccaCATATTCTCAGCGAGAATGCATGGTGGATAATTAGGGAGGCTTggaatttataaagaaaaatagTCCTTGGAATGTTGTTATGATCAAATTTTCAACccacactatatatatatatatatttcaataaTGGCAGTCATCTACAGCATCTTAACTGGTTTAAACACATGTTAAGAAAACATAGAAGTCAATAAGCATTGAATGAACCTAACATATGTTCAATAACTTCTTAAGGTCCTAAGATTAAAATTTCTGTGTGCCGCACTGGACTGGCATTTGGCTGGTCTTCTGCAAGCATCTAACTAGGATAATTTTGAACTAAAGCACGGAAGTTTTTTTGATGGGAAACTAAAGCACTGAAGTTAAACAGTGGGTTTCATGATTTGGGCTTCATCTGGTGGTCATGTCACAACGGAGAAATTATTTGGTGGATCATGCCCAATGGACCAGTCCAAATCTTAGGGCATATGTATGGTGGATAACAAGATAATTTCTCATCCCTATTTTGATCTTGAATTAGTTTCAGTACAAGAGGGATGATATGGTGTGATTATTGGACTGTTCCACTGGATCTgtccatctaataatttctcaTGTCACTTTAGCTTATCAGCCTGTCTCTGTCtaaaactctctttctttttttctttttcttttccttttctgtttGAGGAATTAGTCTCCGCCTAAAAAACTCGGTTGCACTGCATCACAAAACGAAGTTCCCAAAATCCCTTTTGCTTCAGGTCCTTCGTACCACCAGCACAAAAGTTTGAATGCGCAGAGGTGGTCCATAGTGGCGGGAGACTTCCAAGTGCTCGGTCATAAAGTAAATGGCTCAATTCTCGTGTTCTTGGTCTGCCGTTTGAACATTTGAACCTTTGAAATTGTTCAAAGTCATAAACATGATAATAAGCGGGTGTTATCCCTCCTTAGCAACAGGGATCTAAATGGTAAGAGCAAAAAGAGGAAAGCAAGTTTAtagttatatatgttattttttaaAAGGGACAGTCGAGGTTATTAGATAAACTAGATAAAATATAAGGGGAAAAGGCGAGTTTATATATCTAAACAGAGATGTAAACGGAAAGagcaaaaagggagagagagtagCGACAGTTGACTTACCAGAGGTAAATGACTATCACCCAAATTGTGGTCATTAGATTAAATTACAGCGTTATAATGTTGAGATGGTCGTCAGCTTATCCTAATTAACTGCTTCCATTCACTTTCAATTACCTTTCGAGTAGAATGTACCAGGAACATTCCAATGCTGTGAGAAAGGGATAGAAATCAATTCCAACTTTCAATCGTATGTGGACAGCTTTTAtctattttgaattattttttgagcttttctttttaatttttattttttgcgcTAGCAACGCAAGATTTTCTGCATCAGATATCTCAGAGGACATGGTGTTGCCCGACCTAAACAAACACAAAGTACATGTATGTAAATACCAATATAAATATTACGACTTCTTCTTTCTATCTTCTATTTTCGGTGTAAAAATCCATCGTCGTCGgtccctcctcctcctcgtccccctcttcttcctcctttttccCAGTACCTTTTCGCCTGGCCCGTCCAACACTCCATCACTCCCCGAAAATCTATAAATGGTTTTAGCGGGCGAGAAAGATATGAGCATCGGAGCGCGCTCCTTCGACGACGACCGGTGTCGCCCCTTCCGCTGACCTCCGGCCGATTCCCACCGCCCCTGTTGGGTCTCCCCCTCCAATCCTTCCCCGCTCTCGCTTGCCGGCATTCTCCCCAATTCCTCCGAAAACCCTTCCTCCTATTCATCATCATCTTCCTCTTGAAGCTTCTTGATTCGGTCCCCGgacgaaggaggaggaggaggagaaccaCCCCTTATTCTCACAGCATCCTCCTCGTTATCGCCAGCGAAAAGTAGGTATTTCGGGTTCATCATCCCCATCGCCCCCCGCCGCCCTCCCCccccccaccaccaccaccccGCAACCCCGCTCCCCCAACCCTAAATTGGTCGTCGTCGTCGTCGTTTGTTTTGTCTCGATCTCGAGGTCTCGTCTCCACCTAAATTTGGTGACTCAGGAATGATGGCGGCGGCCATCCGATTCGGATCGGCCTGAGGAGGAGGATGTCGGGCGCGGGCCAGGCGGCGGTGGAGCAGCACGTCGGCTTCCCCGCGAAAATGACCGCCGAGAGCGAGCACCAGCAGCAGCGGCGACGGTCGGGCGGCGGGTGCAACCCGGTGCGGAAGCCTGGGCCCGTCTCCATGGACCACGTCCTTCTCGCCCTGCGCGAGACCAAGGAGGAGCGGGAGGTGCGGATCCGGAGCCTTTTCAACTTCTTCGACGCGTCCGGCCTCGGCCACCTCGACTACGCCCAGATCGAGGCCGGCCTGTCGGCGCTCCGCATCCCCGCCGAGTACAAGTACGCCAGGGATCTCCTCAAGGTCTGCGACGCCAACCGAGATGGCCGGGTCGACTACCAGGAGTTCCGCCGGTACATGGACGACAAGGAGCTTGAGCTCTACCGCATCTTCCAGGCCATCGATGTCGAGCACAACGGATGCATTTTGCCCGAGGAGCTCTGGGACGCGCTTGTCAAAGCAGGTAAGACATCTACTAATGTTCCTTCTCTTTTCGAGTAAACAAGGAAACAAAAAGGGGGATTTTCTTGGACGCGTGTAGATGCCGAATCTTGAGAGCGAGGCAGGGATGCATGGACATTGAAAAATTTCACTTTACCGGATAAAATTCTACCTTATCAGTTTTTTTGTTTCCtttgcttttccttttttttttttttttttggcctttttgCGAAAGAGGAGTTCACGTTGTATCTCCAGGATAAACCACAAGGTAAAGTAAGAAATCTATACTGTTAGGTTCAACAAATGTAAGTGCTGGATGACCAAAACTCATGAAACTGATCTCCATTCAACTCAACTGCGAAGATTTTAGAGCGTCTCTCTCCTCCTTATGCTCCTGGATTACAgagctctttttttaaaaaaaaaaaaaagaaaaaagaaaagaaaaattgtgtgCAACGGGAAgcaccttttgaatccttgcctctccatctatcttctctcCTCTTCATTCTTGGACCAGTCCTTGAAGGCCAAGTCTTGAAATTCATTCCGTCATTTAGTTCATAAAAGCTATATGAGGAAGCACATCATGACGGGTCCAGCaataatttgaagatgtattaCTAGAATGCAAATTTGAAAACCATTTGGACATTAGCCTTATCCCCTGATTGCCTTTTGGACATCAATATTGCACCACCAAATTCTTCATTTGCATGTTGCTTATATTAAATCATTTTAGTAATTTTTGATACAAGTTGCAACATCCAATCTTGCTTCTTTGACAAGACATCTCTGGAGTGGATTACATCTTCTCCTTTAAGTTTCACTGCCTCAACTGTGGCCATCTACAGTCCTTATTAATGTTTTCCCTCCAACTGAAATGAACCTTCTACCTGTTCGCTTCTCCTTTAATTACAACTCTTCCATCTGGTAGGATGGGATTTGACCTAGTTGGTGTTGTAGAAGACGTAAAACATCAAATGACTTATCTTGGAAACATTTGCTATGTTAATTATTGCTGGGCATGGATGTTGTAGTTTATTcagaagaagaataagagaaaCATTTCCCCTCGATCATGATTATTTCGAGTAGATCTGATAAATATACACTGTCTAGTTTATCGACTTGTTTCTCTTTCCTAGTTTTCTTATCAGAGGGAAATGGAGGAGTGCATGTACTCAAAGAAGAGTGTATTTGTAGAAGGGAAGCAAGCAGACAGTTTCACATTCAAACTTTTAGCCGCTAGGCTTTTGTGTTTTATGTAATACAGGTGCTCTTTTACATTTTTTGACAACATGTTCATCTTTTGTCTCACGTCACAAATGCTCATGGAGAGAAAAAAGGGATGCCTGTTTGATGTTtcttcttgttcatggatttcaTCTGATAAGCCAAGTCAGTTTTCCTTTTGCAGGAATTGAAATTGATGATGAGGAGCTAGCCTGTTTCGTAGAGCATGTGGATAAGGATAACAATGGGATTATAACTTTTGAAGAATGGAGAGATTTCCTTCTACTTTATCCCCATGAAGCAACCATTGAGAACATTTATCAGTACTGGGAGAGAGTATGCCTTGTTGATATAGGTGAACAGGCTGTTATTCCACAAGGTATAAGTAAGCATATGAATGCAAGCAAGTACTTGATCGCAGGTGGAGTAGCTGGAGCAGCTTCTCGTACAGTTACTGCTCCTCTTGATCGTCTTAAAGTGGTTATGCAAGTGCAGACAAATTGTGCACATGTTATTCCGGCAATAAAGGACATATGGAGACAGGGCCATTTCTTGGGATTTTTTAGGGGGAATGGGTTAAATGTGATGAAGGTTGCACCTGAAAGTGCAATAAGATTTTACACATATGAGATGCTAAAAGATTTCATCGTCAAAGCCAATGGAGAAGATAAGAGCGACATCGGTGCTTCTGGGCGCCTTATTGCTGGTGGTTTAGCAGGTGCTGTGGCACAGACTGCAATTTATCCCATGGATCTTGTGAAAACACGATTACAGACTTATGCATGTGAAGGTGGAAAAGTTCCTAGTCTTGGTACACTGTCAAAAGATATATGGGTGCATGAAGGGCCTCGAGCTTTCTATAGAGGGCTTGTTCCTTCTCTTCTTGGAATTATCCCATATGCAGGCATAGATCTTGCAGCATATGAAACCTTGAAAGATATGTCTAGAACATATGTTCTTAAAGATAGTGGTAAGTTTGTCATTATATTATTCATACTGCTTTCATCACTTCTCTTTCTCATTTGTAATGCCTTTTCTCTATGTAATGGTGTGTGTATTCTGAAAATTTTGCATTTTATGTAGAACCTGGCCCACTCGTGCAACTGGGTTGTGGTACTATTTCAGGAGCTCTTGGAGCAACATTTGTTTATCCCTTGCAGGTTATTAGAACAAGGTAATTCATATCATTTTGATTGCAGCTTTTGTGTCCGGTTGTTTATGGTTATCCTCTCTGAATTTTAATAATGGTTAACTGTATTGTCAATTTGCAGAATGCAAGCCCAATATACCAATTCAACCACTGCATATAAAGGAATGTCAGATGTGTTTTGGAGAACTCTTCAGCATGAAGGTTTTTCTGGGTTCTATAAAGGAATTTTTCCAAATCTGCTCAAAGTGGTTCCATCTGCAAGTATTACTTATCTTGTTTACGAGACGATGAAAAAAAGCCTTTCTCTTGATTAAAGTACTTTATAATTTTGCCTGGCAGCCATCATAATTGACATGGCTGATTATAGAGTTTATGATGATGATAACGAGGATAAGGTTACTTATTTGATCAGGCGATAcgattgtttcaattatatgataGTATGTTTCCTTCTGGATATGAAGTAAAGGTTGTTTTAGCAACTCTTTTTGCAATGCTATTTGGAACCAATAAAAATGAGATTTTTGAGGGTTATCTTCAAGGCCTGACATTGGACTTCAAGGTAATGTTTCCATTCAAGTTTGCAGTATCTCCTATATATTTGTAACTATGTATTTTCGTAATGTTTGAAGTTCAAAGCATGTCTATATCTTTGGCCAGATGCATGATGCTTTATTTCTTTCTACAATCATTGTTCTTTAGGTCATGCCTTATTTATAATGTGCATCACAATTAGAACTTTTGCAGAAGCAGAGGAGTGAGGAGACAAATATCACAGCTTTTGAAGCAATTCGTATGTAACGTTGCTTTatagatgaaaatatttattcagGCCATAGCTATTCCTTAATGTTGGTGTGTGCTTTAGATTTTCCCCTCGTTTTTGTGCGCATTAATTAGCTTTTGAGCATCACAGTAGTGTGACATCATGTGTGTAAGCATGTGCAATATGCCATATCCCATGTCAATGTGTGCTGTCTTCTTTAGCTTTTCATGCAAATGTATTTGAAGGTTTTGGGTGCGATTTGAGACTCCCTTTTAGGCTATTTCTAAATACAATTGTGGGTGTTGATGTTTTACGGTAGTGCATGGTGTGATTCTCTGCCTTCCAAACTGTAAGATACAATCACGCTTTGCATGTGTCCATGCATATATTTATAGCAGATCTTTGTTTTCTATTAACTTCAAAAAGCCAAAATTGTATATGCTGTTTGGAAAATGCATAGGTTACACAAAaagttttcaaaaaaagaaaaagaaaatctttattcaaaccTCTTATGTATATGGACTGGAAGATGAAGACCTATATGTTATATGTCTCTGAATTTCCAGGAGTTATCTTTATGAGCTCTGGTAATGTAACCTGTTAGAGCTGGGAACCAAGTCTGCAGAATGCCATTAAGTTTTGAGTTCTATGATTCTAAAATTCTTCTCTATAAACCCAGGTTTTTTGTTTTGAAACATTTTGTTAAtgctataaagtaaaaaaaattcaagtatatgTGCCAATGCATGTCCAACACCATGTACCCAGGTAGAATCCAGGCAGCAAAGCCTTTTGATATCTTCATCATGTCCATATTCATACTCGTGATTAGGCTAATGAGGTGAAAAGATTGAATCGGTGGTTGCAAGATTTGAGGGCAAAACTTAATATTCTTGGGAGAAAGATTTCTCTGTTAAAACTTCTTGCATATGTTTCATGCTTCTAATGgttctttttattttatgttattttattttattttggctcTAAATGCATAGAGAATGTGAGCATCTTGTCTTTACACCCAATAGAATCTTCATTGTTAATAGATTTAGGAAAGTCATATCTATAAGCTCCTTGGTGATTGTTAATGTATTCCTTTTTGTGGGGTACAATAGGTACTGGAAATGAAGTTCCAAGAGTGAATTAAATTCTTTCTGTTGCAAAGAAGATGCTATGATGATAGGGATGGTGTGAATCAACACACTTGACCTGTATTATTCTAGATGGGAGAGTAAGCTTGGATGGAGGGCAAGGTCCTTATACATTGGTATGAATTTGTGATTCCGTGATACGTAGAAGTGTGGGAACTTGGTGACTCACTATTTATGGGAACCTTTGGGATCAAGTAATTAAGGAACTTGGCTTCTTGTTCTCCTTGATTATTTTATGTTAGTTCTCTTTGGTGGGACTGAAGACTTGAAAGATGAAAATGCAAGgacaggttcttggagaaacctatTCATGTAATATTTGCTTGATGGTGTGTACCAATTTACATCGTACCAATTTatgtgaaaatattttctctcaaaAGTAGGGCTAAAAGTGGCTTGGATATAATCTAGCTGTATCCATTTCCCTATCTGATTGGGAGTGGATTCGGATATTATATTTCTTGATCTGATTAGATCTGGATATTTAGTACATAAATCTACCAGATATGGATCCAGATTTGGATATGCTTGATTTGCTTGAATTCGGATCTGGATATCTGTATAACAAGGTGCCTCCTTTAAGGTAAAAGGGTTCTCTAAAACAAATTGTAAGCCATAAGATTCAAACCTGAAACATCTTAGTTAAAACACCAGCAGCCAACCACCAGACCCCAACACTGCATCTAATTTATGTGGGTCGTTCTTTTTACCTATTGAAAAGTATTCAGATCATTAAATGACTATTCATGCATATTgttatatttcataatttaattattattttctataattttttttctgtgataaaaataaaaaattaattttagattttttcaacACTTTGACTAAAAATATTGGTTTATGTACTacgatatttatttataaattttcttaCAAGCACTCTAAAAACCTAGATAATTCAGTATTTTTTATTTATGCTGTAACTAAAGAATGATGGTAGTATTTGAtacaaaatattattaatattttttatattatttttttaatttttaattttaatttttaatattttgatacaaaaaatatagTCGAACTAGTAAGTTTTACTCTTGACCAGGTCAATCTCCATATAGGTTTAATAATCATGTCTTAAATCTATAATTATCTTGTGTCACATGCAATCTATATAATGAATTATGTTACCATTCTCTATGATTATATGCTTCATATTAGTTTTCATCATTGTGTTCCATTAAAAATCTGATTTATATCTACATAATTTGCAACTTATATCCATAATTGGATAGACATAATATGGATAAACTAATATCCAACTTATATTCACATTTGCTGTTGACAAATATGGATTTGCTTAATATCCGATTTGTTTCAATCTCTTTAGAATAAATATGGATACTAATTTTGGTACCATTTAATAAATGTATCCATATTTATGTTTGTTAAaaaatatggatacaaatataGATATATCAATATCTGGTCTGTTTTCAGTTTTACTCGAAAGATCCAAGCTTtagttttatttcaattatattagACTCTTACATGTGATGATCTTCCTGAAAGGGGTTGAGATATTGATTCTAGATGCCAATATGTGggaagatgaaaataaaataatgcCCTTGTTTGatgcaaatttttttaagatatttggaTCAACGTTTTGTTTTTAGAAATTCTTAGTTTGATTTTGGTTCCATATCCATGCTGATGGAAAGTGAAATTATGTTCAGCTTGTTGGCCATCCAAAAATGTTGGCCTTCTTTCTGCTTTCATACTCATCACAGCACACGTGTGCATGCATGAGTATGCACAAgtgcacacacaaacacacacatgtGCACATGCACATgcgcacacacagagagagagagagagaattaaaTTATGTCCAAGTTCCATATAGATTTTATTGAAGGGATTTtgcactaaaataatttttattgcagTTCTAACTTGGTCAGATGGCATGGTGATTAATGAAGCAAAACAAACACTCCTCATATTTCATTCCCATGCCTGTTTTCTTGCAAGCATATGCTTGTGTCGCTTTCTATGTCTGCACTTGCTGCATGTTAAATTTATTGGGCGCTCAAACCTCCAATAATTCCTTGGAGTTTAGGTGCTGACATTCCTCTCTCCACTTTTGGGGATTTAATAAGAATGAAGTGATGCTTGTTAAATCATTCCTTTACTGCTTGTAGTGTCCAAATACGGCTCCTTGTagacatgaaataattaaaaGCACTTTGTATGAATTGAGAATATTATTTTAATGTTAAAAATCTTTTAGATATTTATCATTTCAGTCATGGATCACTTTTTTATATCTCTGAGATAACTTTGTTCTTAAGTTTGCAAAGAAATGTCATTCtgcatgcttttttttttggtagcaatTCTTCATGCTTTACGGCTGCAAGTCTGCAATTGCCTGCGTAGGAGCTTTCAAAATAAGTTATGCACTCTGTTGCTAGTAACGTGAAAAACTTTTGACTGACTAGCCTTATCAGGAGTCCGTATTGGATTATTATCGAAGTTTTCATACATTAGCTTCATCTACAACCACTTCCCTGTTCTGGTGTGCTTGCTTTGTTGAtcatagtttatttttattttattttattttattttattttattttttgagagaGCTCTATTGTGACCTTTAAAACTAGTGTTTGATGTCTGAAGATAGCTATAAGCTAGATTGATAATAATGGTTTTGGCATGTGATGATATGGATAACATTttctttgagaaatggttagg
The sequence above is a segment of the Elaeis guineensis isolate ETL-2024a chromosome 7, EG11, whole genome shotgun sequence genome. Coding sequences within it:
- the LOC105047819 gene encoding calcium-dependent mitochondrial ATP-magnesium/phosphate carrier protein 2 isoform X1; this encodes MSGAGQAAVEQHVGFPAKMTAESEHQQQRRRSGGGCNPVRKPGPVSMDHVLLALRETKEEREVRIRSLFNFFDASGLGHLDYAQIEAGLSALRIPAEYKYARDLLKVCDANRDGRVDYQEFRRYMDDKELELYRIFQAIDVEHNGCILPEELWDALVKAGIEIDDEELACFVEHVDKDNNGIITFEEWRDFLLLYPHEATIENIYQYWERVCLVDIGEQAVIPQGISKHMNASKYLIAGGVAGAASRTVTAPLDRLKVVMQVQTNCAHVIPAIKDIWRQGHFLGFFRGNGLNVMKVAPESAIRFYTYEMLKDFIVKANGEDKSDIGASGRLIAGGLAGAVAQTAIYPMDLVKTRLQTYACEGGKVPSLGTLSKDIWVHEGPRAFYRGLVPSLLGIIPYAGIDLAAYETLKDMSRTYVLKDSEPGPLVQLGCGTISGALGATFVYPLQVIRTRMQAQYTNSTTAYKGMSDVFWRTLQHEGFSGFYKGIFPNLLKVVPSASITYLVYETMKKSLSLD
- the LOC105047819 gene encoding calcium-dependent mitochondrial ATP-magnesium/phosphate carrier protein 2 isoform X2 → MHFARGALGRACQSSFPFAGIEIDDEELACFVEHVDKDNNGIITFEEWRDFLLLYPHEATIENIYQYWERVCLVDIGEQAVIPQGISKHMNASKYLIAGGVAGAASRTVTAPLDRLKVVMQVQTNCAHVIPAIKDIWRQGHFLGFFRGNGLNVMKVAPESAIRFYTYEMLKDFIVKANGEDKSDIGASGRLIAGGLAGAVAQTAIYPMDLVKTRLQTYACEGGKVPSLGTLSKDIWVHEGPRAFYRGLVPSLLGIIPYAGIDLAAYETLKDMSRTYVLKDSEPGPLVQLGCGTISGALGATFVYPLQVIRTRMQAQYTNSTTAYKGMSDVFWRTLQHEGFSGFYKGIFPNLLKVVPSASITYLVYETMKKSLSLD